A region from the Azospirillum thermophilum genome encodes:
- a CDS encoding trypsin-like peptidase domain-containing protein — protein MDWTVYDARSGRPVHRLTTSGTAERDSGVPQGDIALMEDAFADAAGRLAADPGFRAAVARGGPAASAGLVDAAPNDVRLPAEAARAAGPLSLQPPSPSPDPAGRAGRAQVRVGDGRESGIGLVIGTADGQSLLLTLAAGAAATLPVSPAAGVTLAGTVEARDPASGLALVRVPARLTGLAVRTGPARVGEPVTALTRGGEAETPGIVGSLREDPRSGTLLIQADLEGVQAGAGEPLLDRDGLLLGIAAPGRDRTARGVPGLVPYLPVAGALRRMEVTVFAADPLPRTAKAPPGATPLRRHTAPAYPDDES, from the coding sequence GTGGACTGGACCGTCTACGACGCGCGCAGCGGCCGGCCGGTCCATCGGCTGACCACCAGCGGCACGGCGGAACGGGACAGCGGCGTGCCGCAGGGCGACATCGCGCTGATGGAGGATGCCTTCGCCGACGCAGCCGGCCGGCTGGCCGCCGATCCCGGCTTCCGCGCCGCGGTGGCGCGCGGCGGTCCCGCCGCGTCGGCCGGATTGGTAGACGCAGCGCCCAACGACGTGCGTCTACCAGCCGAGGCGGCGCGTGCGGCGGGGCCGCTGTCGCTGCAGCCGCCCTCCCCGTCCCCCGACCCGGCGGGCCGGGCCGGCCGCGCGCAGGTCCGGGTGGGAGACGGGCGGGAGAGCGGCATCGGGCTGGTGATCGGCACCGCCGACGGCCAGTCGCTGCTCCTGACCCTGGCCGCCGGAGCGGCCGCCACCCTGCCGGTCAGTCCGGCCGCCGGCGTCACGCTGGCCGGGACGGTGGAGGCGCGCGACCCGGCGAGTGGCCTGGCGCTGGTGCGGGTGCCGGCGCGGCTGACCGGTCTGGCCGTCCGCACCGGCCCGGCGCGCGTCGGCGAGCCGGTCACCGCCCTCACCCGCGGCGGCGAGGCGGAGACGCCGGGCATCGTCGGCTCGCTGCGCGAGGATCCGCGCTCGGGGACGCTGCTGATCCAGGCCGACCTCGAGGGGGTGCAGGCCGGGGCGGGGGAGCCGCTGCTGGACCGCGACGGACTGCTGCTCGGCATCGCCGCACCCGGCCGCGACCGGACGGCGCGGGGTGTGCCGGGGCTCGTCCCCTATCTGCCGGTCGCCGGGGCGTTGCGCCGGATGGAGGTGACGGTCTTCGCCGCCGATCCCCTGCCCCGGACGGCCAAGGCGCCCCCCGGGGCCACACCTCTGCGTCGTCACA
- the hisH gene encoding imidazole glycerol phosphate synthase subunit HisH has product METVALIDYGSGNLRSAAKAIERAAGAAESSYSVLVTSDADAVRRADRVVLPGVGAFADCKRGLSEVPGMLEALEEVVHRRGRPFLGICVGMQLMAERGREYGVTEGLGWIKGEVCRLEPADPTLKIPHMGWNELQVSRPHPLLAGLPADAHAYFVHSYQFKAADPADVIATADYGGPFAAVVGRDNLVGTQFHPEKSQATGLALIANFLTWRI; this is encoded by the coding sequence ATGGAAACCGTTGCGCTGATCGACTACGGCTCCGGCAACCTGCGCTCCGCCGCCAAGGCGATCGAGCGGGCGGCCGGAGCTGCGGAGTCCTCCTATTCGGTCCTCGTCACCTCCGACGCCGACGCGGTCCGCCGCGCCGACCGCGTCGTGCTGCCGGGCGTCGGCGCCTTCGCCGACTGCAAGCGCGGCCTCTCCGAGGTCCCCGGCATGCTGGAGGCCCTGGAGGAGGTCGTGCACCGCCGCGGCCGGCCCTTCCTCGGCATCTGCGTCGGCATGCAGCTCATGGCGGAGCGCGGGCGCGAGTATGGCGTGACGGAGGGGCTGGGCTGGATCAAGGGCGAGGTGTGCAGGCTGGAGCCCGCCGATCCTACGCTGAAGATCCCGCACATGGGCTGGAACGAGCTGCAGGTCAGCCGGCCGCACCCGCTGCTGGCCGGACTGCCGGCCGACGCGCACGCCTATTTCGTGCATTCCTACCAGTTCAAGGCGGCGGACCCGGCCGACGTCATCGCGACGGCCGACTATGGCGGCCCCTTCGCCGCGGTGGTCGGGCGCGACAATCTGGTGGGGACGCAGTTCCACCCGGAGAAGAGCCAGGCGACCGGGCTGGCGCTGATCGCCAACTTCCTGACCTGGCGGATCTGA
- the hisB gene encoding imidazoleglycerol-phosphate dehydratase HisB — protein MDQSPANGGRRASIERNTTETRIRVAVNLDGTGVYDVKTGVGFLDHMLEQLSRHSLMDLTVLADGDLHIDYHHTTEDTGIAIGMAVSKALGDRKGIARYGHAYIPMDETLTRVALDFSNRPYLIWKVAFTRDKIGDMDTELFREWFQAFAMAAGVTLHVETLYGENNHHIVESCYKALARALRAGVETDPRKRDAVPSTKGVLGGSL, from the coding sequence ATGGACCAGAGCCCTGCCAACGGCGGCCGCCGCGCCTCGATCGAGCGGAACACCACCGAGACCCGCATCCGGGTCGCCGTCAACCTCGACGGCACCGGCGTCTATGACGTGAAGACGGGGGTCGGCTTCCTCGACCATATGCTGGAGCAGCTCTCCCGGCACAGCCTGATGGACCTGACGGTCCTGGCGGACGGCGACCTGCACATCGACTACCACCATACGACCGAGGACACCGGCATCGCCATCGGCATGGCGGTGTCGAAGGCGCTGGGCGACCGCAAGGGCATCGCGCGCTACGGCCATGCCTACATCCCGATGGACGAGACGCTGACGCGGGTGGCCCTGGACTTCTCGAACCGGCCCTACCTGATCTGGAAGGTCGCCTTCACCCGCGACAAGATCGGCGACATGGACACCGAGCTGTTCCGCGAGTGGTTCCAGGCCTTCGCCATGGCGGCCGGCGTGACGCTGCACGTCGAGACCCTCTATGGCGAGAACAACCACCACATCGTCGAAAGCTGCTACAAGGCGCTGGCCCGCGCGCTGCGCGCCGGGGTGGAGACCGACCCGCGCAAGCGCGACGCCGTCCCGTCCACCAAGGGCGTGCTGGGCGGGTCCCTTTAA